The Fragaria vesca subsp. vesca linkage group LG2, FraVesHawaii_1.0, whole genome shotgun sequence genome includes a window with the following:
- the LOC101296918 gene encoding mediator of RNA polymerase II transcription subunit 33B-like has translation MAVVPLQQQPSHLWDSVLHLTKSAQDKNSDPLLWALQLSSSLNSAAVSLPSVELAHLLVSHICWANHVPITWKFLEKALTVKIVPPMLVLALLSTKVVPNRLVHPAAYRLYMELLKRHTVLFASQLNGPNFQKIMRSIDDVLQLSQQYGFPVCEPGVLLVEFVFSIIWQLLDASLDDERLLELTPDKSSRWPIRSQDMEIDGPDSFNEKRSEQNEGMKKANTAMAIEIIVEFLQNKVTSRILYLARRNMPSHWGGFIQRLQVLGAHSSVLRTLKHITPESLLQLTSDSRRLLTREGKTISRQEFHAVLSFGSLMSSACQSHGATSSAFWLPIDLFLEDAMDGSEATGTSAIETLAGLVKALQAINGTTWHNAFLGLWIAALRLIQRERDPREGPIPRLDTCLCMLLSITTLAVTNIIEEEEAELLKETESDPSNQGKEKQAMGKRRRDLITCLQQLGDQDALLTAPQSVCSVANQAAAKAMMLRSGLSVTNGYYESISVNDMPINCTGNLRHLIVEACIARNLLDTSAYFWPGYVRSSNQVLRNVSGQVPGWSSLMKGSPLTTPSMVNALVTTPASSLAEIEKMYEIAVNGSDEEKISAATILCGASLVRGWNIQEHTCLFIIRLLSPPVPADYSGSDSHLISYASFFNVLLVGVSSIDTVQIFSLLGLVPLLASAVMPICEVFGSSVPNLSWAPTTGEELSCHAVFSSAFTLLLRLWRFDHPPLEHMMGDLPTVGTQVGPEYLLVLRNTRLSSFGTSAVDRIKSRRVSKFITFSSDPITMDSFPKLKLWYQQHQKCICSTLSGLVSGTPVHQIVDALLTMMFRKINRSSHPVTPATSGSSNSSASGTDESSIRIKVPAWDILEATPFVLDAALTACAHGRLSPRELATGLKDLADYLPATLATMVSYFSAEVTRGIWKPAFMNGTDWPSPAANLSIVEQQIKKILAATGVDMPSLAVGGNAPATLPLPFAALISLTITYKLDKASERALTLIGPALNALAAGCPWPCMPILASLWAQKVKRWSDYLVFSASQTVFHHNGDAVVQLLKSCFTSTLGLSSSHVYSNGGVGALLGHGFGSHFSGGITPVAPGILYLRVHRSVRDVMFMTEEILSILMLSVRDIASSGLPRERVEKLKKTKYGMRYGQVSLTAAMARVRLAASLGASLVWISGGSSLVQSLIKETLPSWFISGHGLDQEGRESGGMVSMLGGYAVAYFAMLCGTFAWGVDSASPASKRRPKVLGVHLEFLASAIDGKISLGCDWAMWRAYVSGFISLMVACTQKWVLEVDVEVLKTLSKGLRHWNEEELALALLGLGGIGAMGAAAELVVECEF, from the exons ATGGCGGTGGTGCCCTTACAGCAGCAGCCGAGTCACCTATGGGACTCGGTCCTCCATCTCACCAAGTCAGCTCAGGACAAGAACAGCGATCCGCTCCTTTGGGCCCTCCAGCTCAGCTCCAGCCTCAACTCCGCCGCCGTGTCCTTGCCGTCCGTCGAGCTCGCGCATCTCCTCGTCTCCCATATCTGCTGGGCCAATCACGTGCCGATCACCTGGAAGTTCCTCGAGAAGGCTCTCACCGTTAAGATCGTCCCTCCCATGCTCGTCCTCGCTCTTCTCTCCACCAA GGTTGTTCCAAATCGACTTGTTCACCCTGCAGCATATAGGCTTTATATGGAACTTCTTAAGAGGCATACAGTTTTATTTGCTTCTCAATTGAATGGACCGAACTTTCAGAA GATTATGAGATCCATTGATGATGTTCTGCAACTTTCACAACAATATGGTTTTCCAGTGTGTGAACCTGGAGTTCTTCTTGTTGAGTTTGTCTTTTCAATCATATGGCAATTACTTGATGCATCATTAGATGATGAACGTTTGCTCGAACTTACTCCAGACAAGAGCTCAAGATGGCCTATTAGGTCACAAGATATGGAAATAGATGGTCCTGATAGTTTTAATGAAAAGAGAAGTGAGCAAAATGAAGGCATGAAAAAAGCAAATACTGCAATGGCTATCGAGATAATTGTCGAGTTTCTTCAGAACAAAGTAACTTCAAGGATTTTGTACTTGGCACGTCGGAATAT GCCATCACATTGGGGAGGTTTCATTCAGCGACTGCAAGTGCTCGGGGCACACTCGTCAGTTTTGCGGACTTTGAAACATATAACTCCAGAGTCCCTTCTACAGCTGACATCTGATTCACGTCGGCTTTTGACTCGAGAAGGCAAAACAATTTCAAGGCAAGAATTTCATGCAGTATTATCTTTCGGATCGCTGATGTCCTCTGCTTGTCAATCACATGGAGCTACTTCGTCTGCCTTTTGGCTTCCTATTGACCTCTTTCTCGAAGATGCTATGGATGGGTCAGAAGCAACAGGAACTAGTGCCATTGAAACACTTGCTG GTTTGGTAAAGGCTCTGCAGGCAATTAATGGGACTACATGGCACAATGCATTTTTAGGGTTATGGATTGCAGCTCTGCGTCTTATTCAAAGG GAAAGGGATCCCAGGGAAGGACCTATTCCTCGCCTTGATACCTGCTTATGCATGCTACTGTCTATAACAACACTTGCCGTTACAAATATTATTGAAGAAGAGGAAGCTGAACTGCTAAAGGAAACTGAAAGTGACCCGTCTAACCAAGGGAAGGAAAAACAGGCTATGGGAAAGCGTCGCAGGGATTTAATTACCTGCTTACAGCAATTGGGTGATCAGGATGCCTTATTAACGGCACCTCAGTCTGTTTGTTCCGTGGCCAATCAAGCTGCTGCCAAGGCGATGATGTTAAGATCAGGCCTGTCAGTCACTAATGGTTACTATGAATCTATTAGTGTGAACGACATGCCAATAAATTGTA CGGGAAATCTGCGGCATTTAATTGTTGAGGCTTGTATTGCTCGGAACCTACTAGACACATCAGCATATTTCTGGCCAGGTTATGTGCGCAGCAGCAACCAAGTACTGCGTAATGTGTCTGGCCAAGTGCCTGGTTGGTCTTCATTAATGAAAGGGTCTCCTCTAACCACTCCATCAATGGTTAATGCTTTGGTTACAACTCCAGCTTCTAG CTTAGCAGAGATCGAGAAAATGTATGAGATTGCAGTCAATGGTTCAGATGAAGAGAAGATATCTGCTGCTACCATTCTTTGTGGGGCTTCTCTAGTTCGTGGTTGGAATATACAG GAGCACACCTGTCTTTTCATTATAAGGCTGCTATCCCCTCCAGTTCCTGCAGATTACTCAGGGAGTGATAGCCATTTGATCAGCTATGCTTCATTCTTTAATGTTCTTCTGGTTGGGGTATCGTCTATAGATACTGTTCAAATATTCTCCTTACTTGGATTG GTTCCACTACTTGCATCTGCAGTAATGCCCATTTGTGAAGTTTTTGGATCGAGTGTTCCCAATCTCTCATGGGCTCCTACAACAGGGGAAGAGCTCTCATGTCATGCAGTTTTCTCCAGTGCTTTTACACTTCTATTGAGGTTATGGAGATTTGATCACCCACCTCTTGAACACATGATGGGGGACTTGCCGACTGTGGGTACCCAAGTTGGTCCAGAATACCTCTTGGTGCTTCGAAACACTCGATTATCATCCTTTGGTACTTCAGCAGTGGATCGAATTAAAAGTAGAAGAGTTTCCAAATTTATAACCTTTTCTTCAGATCCCATTACTATGGATTCCTTTCCAAAATTGAAACTCTGGTACCAGCAGCATCAAAAATGTATTTGTTCCACCCTCTCTGGGCTTGTATCTGGGACTCCTGTTCATCAGATTGTTGATGCCCTGCTGACCATGATGTTCAGAAAAATAAACAGAAGCAGTCACCCTGTGACTCCTGCAACTTCAGGGAGCAGTAATTCTTCTGCATCAGGAACTGATGAGTCCTCTATTAGAATCAAGGTGCCAGCATGGGACATCCTTGAAGCAACTCCATTTGTGCTTGATGCTGCTCTTACTGCTTGTGCCCATGGAAGACTTTCTCCCCGTGAGCTGGCTACAG GACTGAAAGATCTTGCTGATTATCTGCCAGCAACTTTGGCGACCATGGTCAGCTATTTTTCAGCTGAAGTAACACGGGGAATATGGAAGCCAGCGTTTATGAATGGAACTGATTGGCCAAGCCCTGCCGCAAATTTATCCATTGTTGAGCAGCAGATAAAGAAAATCCTAGCTGCCACTGGTGTTGATATGCCTAGCCTTGCAGTTG GTGGAAACGCTCCAGCTACGCTTCCTTTACCCTTTGCTGCTCTCATTAGTCTCACAATAACATATAAACTTGATAAAGCTTCTGAACGCGCCCTCACCCTGATCGGTCCTGCCTTGAATGCTCTGGCTGCTGGTTGCCCTTGGCCATGCATGCCTATCCTAGCCTCATTATGGGCCCAGAAGGTAAAGCGCTGGAGTGACTACCTTGTGTTTTCTGCTTCTCAAACCGTCTTCCACCACAATGGTGATGCTGTAGTCCAGCTTCTTAAGAGCTGCTTTACATCAACTCTTGGGCTAAGCTCCTCTCATGTTTACAGCAATGGTGGTGTGGGTGCCCTCCTTGGCCATGGCTTTGGTTCCCATTTCTCTGGTGGGATCACTCCAGTTGCCCCTGGAATTCTGTATTTGCGTGTGCATCGTTCTGTTAGAGATGTAATGTTCATGACTGAAGAGATTCTCTCTATTCTAATGCTTTCCGTTAGAGATATTGCAAGTAGTGGGTTACCCAGAGAGAGAGTGGAGAAATTGAAGAAGACAAAGTATGGGATGAGATATGGACAGGTTTCTCTTACTGCAGCAATGGCTCGTGTCAGGCTTGCAGCTTCACTTGGAGCTAGTTTAGTTTGGATATCGGGTGGGTCAAGTTTAGTTCAGTCATTGATCAAAGAAACTCTACCTTCATGGTTTATATCGGGCCATGGTTTGGATCAGGAAGGCAGAGAATCTGGAGGTATGGTTTCTATGCTTGGGGGTTATGCTGTTGCATACTTTGCAATGCTTTGTGGGACATTTGCCTGGGGTGTGGACTCAGCATCACCAGCATCAAAACGGCGACCAAAGGTTCTAGGGGTGCATTTGGAATTTCTTGCAAGTGCAATAGATGGGAAAATTTCGCTTGGTTGTGACTGGGCCATGTGGCGAGCATATGTATCAGGCTTCATTAGTTTGATGGTCGCTTGCACTCAGAAATGGGTGCTGGAAGTTGATGTCGAAGTCTTGAAGACGCTGAGCAAGGGACTAAGACACTGGAATGAGGAAGAGTTGGCTCTGGCATTACTGGGACTTGGTGGAATAGGGGCCATGGGCGCAGCAGCTGAACTAGTTGTTGAATGCGAGTTTTGA